From one Mangifera indica cultivar Alphonso unplaced genomic scaffold, CATAS_Mindica_2.1 Un_0033, whole genome shotgun sequence genomic stretch:
- the LOC123206376 gene encoding protein HEADING DATE 3B-like isoform X1, with the protein MRGGKDEIKVTSPMFPRLHVNDTEKGGPRAPPRNKMALYEQLSVPSQRLGSGSASMLPLPPSNGSNLVPSMSSSNGGGHERSVLSQFCNSPTPPFISEKIHSYFSSGIKRNTMMINQEWETMTPSNYQSLNAAGPLSSTAHSSSFKPSNFSNFRNFAFKKLGDENDLRVPSSAQLGIAPQCRNSQHSKDKKYKVKKGPGPGDLNSRSSEKNQNEENAKVSETSQDPEGRSTLKPLSGDRNLADTSSSLVPKVKHLESLKRACSSLNQENRSSSIDILNDLHGTNARLHLESEALRDEMVLRDGILIETMTDMDKENCSKVRNESCLRPSLGDNNIIPYEIENCNEYLEEQNGISVQVREVDRHDDVSSTSMVDSPSALVISPDDIVGFIGEKQFWKVRRAIIKSPEACATGSTSMHNDHINVFRQQRVFEVQVFELHRLMKVQKLIAKSPHLLSEDNLYIKKPSLNVPQVKRMRSQYDLETSPRIVKAKDHSEKPDLNAESADENAVANLPHSSVNNDTSKGLGTQQSNYLVNEPTAAPTRNIKPSPWCFPPPGNQWLVSVMSPSEGLVYKPYTGPCPPTAGFVAPIYGSCGPMSLNPASGHFLNTAYGIPALHHQGFGILPGNTPLDQTYFPPYDMPLMNPSVSGSAVEQMSPFPAARSKDDHFSMVDINFMIPHQSSLNMPSPVSHFGKFQVSKESEVQGSTASSPCERATGDALPLFPMEPIVQASINDQTCEKQTQVIKVVPHNRRLATESAARIFQSIQEERKHYD; encoded by the exons ATGAGAGGAGGAAAAGATGAGATAAAGGTGACTAGTCCTATGTTTCCAAGGCTTCATGTGAATGATACAGAGAAAGGAGGGCCGAGGGCGCCTCCGAGGAACAAAATGGCTCTTTATGAACAGCTCAGTGTTCCTTCTCAAAGGTTAGGTTCTGGATCAGCATCCATGTTGCCTCTTCCACCTAGCAATGGCAGTAACTTGGTTCCCTCAATGTCATCAAGCAAT GGTGGTGGTCATGAAAGGAGTGTTTTAAGCCAATTCTGCAACTCCCCTACACCTCCGTTTATCTCTGAGaaaattcattcttatttttcCAGTGGTATAAAGCGGAACACTATGATGATAAATCAAGAATGGGAAACCATGACACCTTCAAATTACCAGAGTCTAAATGCCGCGGGACCATTGTCATCGACTGCTCACAGCTCTTCATTTAAACCAAGTAACTTCTCCAACTTCAGGAATTTTGCATTTAAGAAGCTTGGCGATGAGAATGATTTAAGAGTCCCCAGCTCTGCCCAGTTAGGGATTGCTCCACAGTGTAGAAATAGTCAACACAGcaaggataaaaaatataaggtaaAGAAAGGACCTGGCCCTGGAGATCTGAATTCTAGATCTTCtgagaaaaatcaaaatgaagagAATGCAAAAGTTTCTGAGACAAGTCAGGACCCTGAAGGAAGGTCTACTTTAAAGCCATTGAGTGGAGATAGGAATTTAGCAGACACGTCCTCTAGCCTAGTACCTAAAGTTAAGCATTTAGAATCATTAAAGAGAGCCTGTTCATCTTTGAACCAAGAAAATAGAAGCAGTTCGattgatattttaaatgatttgcATGGTACTAATGCTCGGTTACATCTAGAGAGTGAGGCTTTGAGGGATGAGATGGTCCTTAGAGATGGAATTTTGATTGAAACCATGACAGACATGGACAAGGAAAATTGTTCTAAAGTGAGAAATGAATCATGTTTGAGACCATCACTTGGAGATAATAATATCATTCCTTATGAAATTGAGAATTGCAATGAGTACCTTGAAGAGCAAAATGGCATATCTGTGCAAGTGAGAGAGGTAGACAGACATGATGATGTTTCTAGTACCTCCATGGTGGATTCACCATCAGCTTTGGTTATTTCCCCTGATGACATTGTAGGATTCATTGGTGAGAAGCAATTCTGGAAAGTGAGAAGAGCTATTATTAA GAGCCCAGAAGCTTGTGCAACCGGTTCAACATCCATGCACAATGATCATATCAATGTTTTTCG CCAGCAAAGAGTCTTTGAAGTTCAAGTGTTTGAGTTGCATAGACTAATGAAG GTACAAAAATTGATTGCCAAATCACCACATTTGTTGTCTGAAGATAACCTCTATATAAAAAAACCTTCATTAAATGTACCTCAAGTGAAGAGAATGCGATCTCAGTATGATTTAGAAACATCACCTCGTATTGTGAAGGCTAAAGATCATTCTGAGAAGCCGGATCTGAATGCTGAATCTGCAGATGAGAATGCAGTTGCTAATCTTCCTCATTCTTCTGTCAACAATGACACCAGCAAAGGACTTGGGACCcaacaatcaaattatttgGTAAATGAACCAACAGCAGCTCCAACAAGAAATATCAAGCCATCTCCATGGTGTTTCCCACCACCTGGAAATCAGTGGTTAGTTTCAGTAATGTCTCCTTCAGAAGGACTTGTCTATAAGCCCTACACAGGTCCATGCCCCCCAACTGCAGGATTTGTGGCACCAATTTATGGCAGCTGCGGTCCTATGAGCTTGAATCCTGCAAGCGGACACTTCTTGAACACAGCTTATGGTATTCCAGCATTGCACCACCAAGGGTTTGGAATTCTTCCAGGGAATACGCCTTTGGATCAGACATACTTTCCACCATATGACATGCCACTAATGAATCCATCTGTTTCCGGTTCAGCTGTTGAACAAATGAGTCCGTTTCCTGCAGCCAGGTCGAAGGATGATCATTTCTCAATGGTGGACATTAACTTCATGATACCTCATCAAAGTTCACTTAATATGCCAAGCCCGGTCTCTCATTTTGGAAAATTTCAGGTTTCAAAAGAAAGTGAGGTACAGGGAAGTACAGCAAGTAGTCCCTGTGAAAGAGCCACCGGGGACGCACTTCCTCTCTTCCCCATGGAACCAATAGTTCAAGCATCTATTAATGATCAAACCTGTGAGAAGCAAACACAGGTGATTAAAGTTGTACCTCACAACCGTAGATTAGCAACAGAATCAGCTGCCCGGATTTTCCAGTCCatacaagaagaaagaaaacacTATGATTAA
- the LOC123206376 gene encoding ELF3-like protein 2 isoform X3, translating into MAVTWFPQCHQAIGIKRNTMMINQEWETMTPSNYQSLNAAGPLSSTAHSSSFKPSNFSNFRNFAFKKLGDENDLRVPSSAQLGIAPQCRNSQHSKDKKYKVKKGPGPGDLNSRSSEKNQNEENAKVSETSQDPEGRSTLKPLSGDRNLADTSSSLVPKVKHLESLKRACSSLNQENRSSSIDILNDLHGTNARLHLESEALRDEMVLRDGILIETMTDMDKENCSKVRNESCLRPSLGDNNIIPYEIENCNEYLEEQNGISVQVREVDRHDDVSSTSMVDSPSALVISPDDIVGFIGEKQFWKVRRAIIKSPEACATGSTSMHNDHINVFRQQRVFEVQVFELHRLMKVQKLIAKSPHLLSEDNLYIKKPSLNVPQVKRMRSQYDLETSPRIVKAKDHSEKPDLNAESADENAVANLPHSSVNNDTSKGLGTQQSNYLVNEPTAAPTRNIKPSPWCFPPPGNQWLVSVMSPSEGLVYKPYTGPCPPTAGFVAPIYGSCGPMSLNPASGHFLNTAYGIPALHHQGFGILPGNTPLDQTYFPPYDMPLMNPSVSGSAVEQMSPFPAARSKDDHFSMVDINFMIPHQSSLNMPSPVSHFGKFQVSKESEVQGSTASSPCERATGDALPLFPMEPIVQASINDQTCEKQTQVIKVVPHNRRLATESAARIFQSIQEERKHYD; encoded by the exons ATGGCAGTAACTTGGTTCCCTCAATGTCATCAAGCAAT TGGTATAAAGCGGAACACTATGATGATAAATCAAGAATGGGAAACCATGACACCTTCAAATTACCAGAGTCTAAATGCCGCGGGACCATTGTCATCGACTGCTCACAGCTCTTCATTTAAACCAAGTAACTTCTCCAACTTCAGGAATTTTGCATTTAAGAAGCTTGGCGATGAGAATGATTTAAGAGTCCCCAGCTCTGCCCAGTTAGGGATTGCTCCACAGTGTAGAAATAGTCAACACAGcaaggataaaaaatataaggtaaAGAAAGGACCTGGCCCTGGAGATCTGAATTCTAGATCTTCtgagaaaaatcaaaatgaagagAATGCAAAAGTTTCTGAGACAAGTCAGGACCCTGAAGGAAGGTCTACTTTAAAGCCATTGAGTGGAGATAGGAATTTAGCAGACACGTCCTCTAGCCTAGTACCTAAAGTTAAGCATTTAGAATCATTAAAGAGAGCCTGTTCATCTTTGAACCAAGAAAATAGAAGCAGTTCGattgatattttaaatgatttgcATGGTACTAATGCTCGGTTACATCTAGAGAGTGAGGCTTTGAGGGATGAGATGGTCCTTAGAGATGGAATTTTGATTGAAACCATGACAGACATGGACAAGGAAAATTGTTCTAAAGTGAGAAATGAATCATGTTTGAGACCATCACTTGGAGATAATAATATCATTCCTTATGAAATTGAGAATTGCAATGAGTACCTTGAAGAGCAAAATGGCATATCTGTGCAAGTGAGAGAGGTAGACAGACATGATGATGTTTCTAGTACCTCCATGGTGGATTCACCATCAGCTTTGGTTATTTCCCCTGATGACATTGTAGGATTCATTGGTGAGAAGCAATTCTGGAAAGTGAGAAGAGCTATTATTAA GAGCCCAGAAGCTTGTGCAACCGGTTCAACATCCATGCACAATGATCATATCAATGTTTTTCG CCAGCAAAGAGTCTTTGAAGTTCAAGTGTTTGAGTTGCATAGACTAATGAAG GTACAAAAATTGATTGCCAAATCACCACATTTGTTGTCTGAAGATAACCTCTATATAAAAAAACCTTCATTAAATGTACCTCAAGTGAAGAGAATGCGATCTCAGTATGATTTAGAAACATCACCTCGTATTGTGAAGGCTAAAGATCATTCTGAGAAGCCGGATCTGAATGCTGAATCTGCAGATGAGAATGCAGTTGCTAATCTTCCTCATTCTTCTGTCAACAATGACACCAGCAAAGGACTTGGGACCcaacaatcaaattatttgGTAAATGAACCAACAGCAGCTCCAACAAGAAATATCAAGCCATCTCCATGGTGTTTCCCACCACCTGGAAATCAGTGGTTAGTTTCAGTAATGTCTCCTTCAGAAGGACTTGTCTATAAGCCCTACACAGGTCCATGCCCCCCAACTGCAGGATTTGTGGCACCAATTTATGGCAGCTGCGGTCCTATGAGCTTGAATCCTGCAAGCGGACACTTCTTGAACACAGCTTATGGTATTCCAGCATTGCACCACCAAGGGTTTGGAATTCTTCCAGGGAATACGCCTTTGGATCAGACATACTTTCCACCATATGACATGCCACTAATGAATCCATCTGTTTCCGGTTCAGCTGTTGAACAAATGAGTCCGTTTCCTGCAGCCAGGTCGAAGGATGATCATTTCTCAATGGTGGACATTAACTTCATGATACCTCATCAAAGTTCACTTAATATGCCAAGCCCGGTCTCTCATTTTGGAAAATTTCAGGTTTCAAAAGAAAGTGAGGTACAGGGAAGTACAGCAAGTAGTCCCTGTGAAAGAGCCACCGGGGACGCACTTCCTCTCTTCCCCATGGAACCAATAGTTCAAGCATCTATTAATGATCAAACCTGTGAGAAGCAAACACAGGTGATTAAAGTTGTACCTCACAACCGTAGATTAGCAACAGAATCAGCTGCCCGGATTTTCCAGTCCatacaagaagaaagaaaacacTATGATTAA
- the LOC123206376 gene encoding protein HEADING DATE 3B-like isoform X2, with product MRGGKDEIKVTSPMFPRLHVNDTEKGGPRAPPRNKMALYEQLSVPSQRLGSGSASMLPLPPSNGSNLVPSMSSSNGGGHERSVLSQFCNSPTPPFISEKIHSYFSSGIKRNTMMINQEWETMTPSNYQSLNAAGPLSSTAHSSSFKPSNFSNFRNFAFKKLGDENDLRVPSSAQLGIAPQCRNSQHSKDKKYKVKKGPGPGDLNSRSSEKNQNEENAKVSETSQDPEGRSTLKPLSGDRNLADTSSSLVPKVKHLESLKRACSSLNQENRSSSIDILNDLHGTNARLHLESEALRDEMVLRDGILIETMTDMDKENCSKVRNESCLRPSLGDNNIIPYEIENCNEYLEEQNGISVQVREVDRHDDVSSTSMVDSPSALVISPDDIVGFIGEKQFWKVRRAIINQQRVFEVQVFELHRLMKVQKLIAKSPHLLSEDNLYIKKPSLNVPQVKRMRSQYDLETSPRIVKAKDHSEKPDLNAESADENAVANLPHSSVNNDTSKGLGTQQSNYLVNEPTAAPTRNIKPSPWCFPPPGNQWLVSVMSPSEGLVYKPYTGPCPPTAGFVAPIYGSCGPMSLNPASGHFLNTAYGIPALHHQGFGILPGNTPLDQTYFPPYDMPLMNPSVSGSAVEQMSPFPAARSKDDHFSMVDINFMIPHQSSLNMPSPVSHFGKFQVSKESEVQGSTASSPCERATGDALPLFPMEPIVQASINDQTCEKQTQVIKVVPHNRRLATESAARIFQSIQEERKHYD from the exons ATGAGAGGAGGAAAAGATGAGATAAAGGTGACTAGTCCTATGTTTCCAAGGCTTCATGTGAATGATACAGAGAAAGGAGGGCCGAGGGCGCCTCCGAGGAACAAAATGGCTCTTTATGAACAGCTCAGTGTTCCTTCTCAAAGGTTAGGTTCTGGATCAGCATCCATGTTGCCTCTTCCACCTAGCAATGGCAGTAACTTGGTTCCCTCAATGTCATCAAGCAAT GGTGGTGGTCATGAAAGGAGTGTTTTAAGCCAATTCTGCAACTCCCCTACACCTCCGTTTATCTCTGAGaaaattcattcttatttttcCAGTGGTATAAAGCGGAACACTATGATGATAAATCAAGAATGGGAAACCATGACACCTTCAAATTACCAGAGTCTAAATGCCGCGGGACCATTGTCATCGACTGCTCACAGCTCTTCATTTAAACCAAGTAACTTCTCCAACTTCAGGAATTTTGCATTTAAGAAGCTTGGCGATGAGAATGATTTAAGAGTCCCCAGCTCTGCCCAGTTAGGGATTGCTCCACAGTGTAGAAATAGTCAACACAGcaaggataaaaaatataaggtaaAGAAAGGACCTGGCCCTGGAGATCTGAATTCTAGATCTTCtgagaaaaatcaaaatgaagagAATGCAAAAGTTTCTGAGACAAGTCAGGACCCTGAAGGAAGGTCTACTTTAAAGCCATTGAGTGGAGATAGGAATTTAGCAGACACGTCCTCTAGCCTAGTACCTAAAGTTAAGCATTTAGAATCATTAAAGAGAGCCTGTTCATCTTTGAACCAAGAAAATAGAAGCAGTTCGattgatattttaaatgatttgcATGGTACTAATGCTCGGTTACATCTAGAGAGTGAGGCTTTGAGGGATGAGATGGTCCTTAGAGATGGAATTTTGATTGAAACCATGACAGACATGGACAAGGAAAATTGTTCTAAAGTGAGAAATGAATCATGTTTGAGACCATCACTTGGAGATAATAATATCATTCCTTATGAAATTGAGAATTGCAATGAGTACCTTGAAGAGCAAAATGGCATATCTGTGCAAGTGAGAGAGGTAGACAGACATGATGATGTTTCTAGTACCTCCATGGTGGATTCACCATCAGCTTTGGTTATTTCCCCTGATGACATTGTAGGATTCATTGGTGAGAAGCAATTCTGGAAAGTGAGAAGAGCTATTATTAA CCAGCAAAGAGTCTTTGAAGTTCAAGTGTTTGAGTTGCATAGACTAATGAAG GTACAAAAATTGATTGCCAAATCACCACATTTGTTGTCTGAAGATAACCTCTATATAAAAAAACCTTCATTAAATGTACCTCAAGTGAAGAGAATGCGATCTCAGTATGATTTAGAAACATCACCTCGTATTGTGAAGGCTAAAGATCATTCTGAGAAGCCGGATCTGAATGCTGAATCTGCAGATGAGAATGCAGTTGCTAATCTTCCTCATTCTTCTGTCAACAATGACACCAGCAAAGGACTTGGGACCcaacaatcaaattatttgGTAAATGAACCAACAGCAGCTCCAACAAGAAATATCAAGCCATCTCCATGGTGTTTCCCACCACCTGGAAATCAGTGGTTAGTTTCAGTAATGTCTCCTTCAGAAGGACTTGTCTATAAGCCCTACACAGGTCCATGCCCCCCAACTGCAGGATTTGTGGCACCAATTTATGGCAGCTGCGGTCCTATGAGCTTGAATCCTGCAAGCGGACACTTCTTGAACACAGCTTATGGTATTCCAGCATTGCACCACCAAGGGTTTGGAATTCTTCCAGGGAATACGCCTTTGGATCAGACATACTTTCCACCATATGACATGCCACTAATGAATCCATCTGTTTCCGGTTCAGCTGTTGAACAAATGAGTCCGTTTCCTGCAGCCAGGTCGAAGGATGATCATTTCTCAATGGTGGACATTAACTTCATGATACCTCATCAAAGTTCACTTAATATGCCAAGCCCGGTCTCTCATTTTGGAAAATTTCAGGTTTCAAAAGAAAGTGAGGTACAGGGAAGTACAGCAAGTAGTCCCTGTGAAAGAGCCACCGGGGACGCACTTCCTCTCTTCCCCATGGAACCAATAGTTCAAGCATCTATTAATGATCAAACCTGTGAGAAGCAAACACAGGTGATTAAAGTTGTACCTCACAACCGTAGATTAGCAACAGAATCAGCTGCCCGGATTTTCCAGTCCatacaagaagaaagaaaacacTATGATTAA